A window of Anas acuta chromosome 5, bAnaAcu1.1, whole genome shotgun sequence genomic DNA:
TatgttaaaaaaagagagaaatgtggTAAAAATACAAATGTCCCTAAAAGCATTATTATTACTGTAGTAGCAGAATTATGACTTCTCTCCAGATTGTCCGAAATGGTCTAacgggggggaggaggggggggctcCGGTGGCTGCCGGACACTTGCTGGCGGCAGGACAGGGACGGTGCCACCGTGTCCCCAGGGCCACTTGTCCCCCAGCAGCGAGTCCCCTGtggcagaaggagggcaggcagcCGGGGGAGGGGACACATTGGGGGCAGCATCCCCTTGATGGCTGCTCCTTGGTTTTTTTTGGGATGTCTGGCGCAGGGTCCCCCACGCAATGAATTGACCCCGGTGGCTGGGGCTCAGCCCGAAGGGATGGCACCGATGCTCGAGGGGGTGTCCCAGCTGcggggcaccccagggtgcccagGGGGACGCTGTGACGCAGGGACGATGCTCGCAGCCCGTGGTGCTCTGGGCGGGTGGCACCCCGCTCTCAGGCTGGtccccatggggggggggacacggtgTCCTTGGCACGTGCTGGGGGACACTGTGGTGGCCACAGGAAGACTGGGGTGCAGAGCCCGGCCCCTTCGGTGTCCCCGcggtgggcagggggtggccGTGCCCTACCTGAGATGGCTGCggaggtggcagcagccccGCTGCGGGAGGGCTTGGCCGGGGGCCCTGGCACGGGGACACCCCGAGTGcacccccggtggagcagggaGCCCTGGGGAGGGACACCGAGCGGTGTCACCTGCTGGGGACGTCTCACAGCCAGCGCTGCTGCCGTCCTGCTGCCTCCAACACCACTGGACCGTGGCACGTGGGGGACACCCACCGTGGTGACAGCGGGGCGCCAACGGAGCGGTGCGGGCACCTTGGGGACGCTGCCGCTGGGtgccagccccctgcagccaaCAGTGGGGACAAGGACACCGCTGTGCACGGCGTGGGGACGGTGGCACCCGCTCCATCCTCACGCAGGACCCCCCCTGCTGGGTGCTTGCGTGGGCCCCGGGCCACCCCATGAGGAGACAGCCAGGGtgcagcacccctgggtgccaccGCGGGGGGGGCGCGGTGGCATCAGGAGCACGGGGGACGTGCCGGGAGGGAGGTAAAGCAGCAAACCCCGCTGGAGGCAGCGCCAGATGTGCCCGCTTTGGCTAACGAACTGCGGCATGGCTTCCGATCCCTTGGgtgcccccggggctgggggggtgggaaTGGGATGGGACGGGGGGCGGGGGTGTCCCCGGGCAGGACGTGTGTGGCTCCTGCGCTGGGGTGACGCCGGGAGAGGTCTGACTGGGCTGAAAGGGGGGGAAGCGGGACCCCCTCTCGCACCGGCAGCCTCCCAAAATGTGGGGTGACACTggaggggggggcggcggggccctgGGGACGGTGGCTGGAAGCACTCGCAGGAGACCTGCCCGgcgctggggatggggacggggacgggggcGCTCCGTCCGGCTGTGTCTGTCCATCCGTCCCCCACCCTCCACCGCCGTCCCACCCCTGTCCTGCCccagggccggggctggggggctgggggggggctctcaGGCTTTCAGCTGGTGCCACTGTGCCACCGCCTGCCGGGGCCGGGCGATCATGTCCTTCCAGTGCTTCACCTCGCCGGGGCCGCTCTTCCAGGACAGGTAGATCTGCGGGGACACGCAGCGTCACGCCCCGTCCCTCCGGCCGTCCACCCCCGGGATTTTTTTGGGGCCGGACCCACCTTGCCGATGACATCGTTGCggctcagcctgtccttgtccATGACGGTGATGACGATGGTGGTCTCGCGCAGCCGCTCCGTGGGGATGTCGAAGGAGAAGGACTCGTTGAAGACGGGGTTCAGGCACCGCTTCATCACCACCGTCTTCTTCTTCTCCACCCGCTTGTCCTTGTACATCAGCCACACCTTCACATAGGGGTCTGCGGGGGGGCACAGCGcggtgctcagccccagcagggtGCGGGGACAGGGcctggtcccccccccccggggtgggtgctgggggtcgTACCTGACGTGCCCCCGATGTCCATGGCTTTGAGGTTCCGCGCCTTGATGATGTTCACCACGATGGAGTTGGCGGAGGGGTTGTAGCACAGcgacagcagcagctccccgcgGCTTCCCTGGGGGGGCGCAGAGGCTTTTAGGGCCCCCCCAGGTGCACAGACCCCTCTGTGTCCCACCACGGGACCGGGGCGGTGGGTTGGGGTCACCCGGAGCCACCCCAAAGGTGGACTTTGGGACCGGGCAGGAGAAAAAGGGGTCACCCTCAGGGGGGGACAGACACATTTCTGGGGTCATTGCCAGTGGGACATTTCAGGACCGTCCCAAGTGGGACCGTTTTTGGGGCCATCCCCTGTGGGATGCTTTTGGGGCCAACCCCTGTGGGATGTTTTCTGCTCCTGTTAGAggcaggagagaaagaaaactttaattttagCTCTCCCTGAAATATCTCAGCCTGACCCCAAATGAGGCGCTGGGTTTGGGCTACTTAATGCCTTCCTATAACTGCTAGATGGGGACAGAGAGGCACAAGCAGCCCCGTGTGGACACCCCGCGGGAGCACCCGAGCCAGCACGTGCCCCCAGGGCGGCCCCAGGACTTGTCCCCTCTTTGGGACACTGTGGGGACAGGACCATCCCCACGGGCCTTACGCTGCCGTCGCTGCACGGCTTCAGGTCCTTCCAGAAGGTCTGCATCTGGGTGAGGTCCACCTTGTTGAGGGGGATGGACACCTCCCCGATGGGGTCGTTGCGGCTGAAGCGGTCGTAGTCCAGGACCTGGAGGTACAGCACCCGCTGCACCACCTTCTCATAGGGGAACCCTGCGACGGAGAcggaggaggatgaggatgaggatgaggaggcaGCCCGAGAGCTGGGAGAGGTTCTCATGGTGGCTCCTCTCGTCACCGGCTgccaccccggggtgctggggccgggcatcccagtccctcccagccCCTACCTTCGAAGAGGAAGGTCTCGTTCCAGTGCGGGTTCAGGttcttcctcttcaccttgGTCTCCAGCTTGTGCTTCTTGTCGGGGAGCAGGTAGATCTTGACGAAGGGGTCGCTGGTGCCACTGAAGTCCTTGGCCGGCAGCTCCTGGGCCTTCATGATCTTGACGGTCAGGGTGGACTCCTGGAAGTTGTAGCCGACGCTGAACTGGATGCGGCCCAGGTTCTCCCGGCTGGAGCCATCGTGGCCCTCGTCGTCCTCGGAGCCCGGTGAGAGCTGCGGCGGGGGAAGAAGGGGTCGTGAGTGGCGGACGCCTTGCTCGGGGCCGTTTTGGCCGCGCCGTGCCAGGCTGGAGCAACAACCAATGCAGGGCCCCGAGCGCCGGCGTCTCCGGCTCTGCGGCGGCAGCTGTCAGCGGGCATCAGCCTCTCCCGTCTCACCCACAACCATCCCCTCGGATgactcctggctctgctccGCGGGGCCGGGGAGCAGCAATTAGCCAAATCCCTCCTGACAGCCCGTCCGTCACGGCCCCGGCACCGCTCCCCGTGCTGGGGACTCAGCAGCGCGGGCTGGGACTGCCGGAGGGGGGTGCGAGGGGATGCCCAGATGGGCGCGGGCGAGGGATGGAGGCCGGCGCCCCTGCCCACCCGTGGCACCCACCATGAGCATCTCGCTGGTCAGGGAGTTCACCAGGTCGGAGACAGAGGAGCGCGGCTCCGTCTTGCGGTCGGACTCGTCGTTCTGCGTCTGCCCGGCCACGGGTGCGGTGTTCACCGCCTTGCCGCCGGCTGGCAACCTGGGGAAAGAGAAGCAGCGCCCtagagcggggccggggggaccCCGAGGAGATGCCCGCAGCCTGGGGCGCCCCGGTGGGCTGGATCCAGGCAGAGCCGGGCTGCGGAGGTGCCGGCCACCCACAGCAGCCTGTGGGCATCCCTGGTGGTGCCAGCCCGGTGCCGGTGCGCAGGTCAGACCTCACGGCCAGCTCACCGGGCACGCCATCAGCCCAGCGAGGCGCAGCCACCTCCTGGCACCAGGGGTCCTCTCCAGCACCCCCGGCTTTGCTGTGCCCACCCAGTGCTGGCTGTGTGGCTGCACCCCggtgctctgtgctgcagctcggTGCCTGGCTGATAACCATCCCCTCTCGGGTCAGCGCTGACCCAGGGCCACCTTCCCCGGTGTCCTGCAGCCAGAACGCCCACCCCGTCTGGCCCCATATGGGTGTCGGGTGCCTGTCCTGGCGGCTGCGGGGATGCTGGGCATGGAGCCGGGGGGAGCTGTGGACGGACAGAGCAGCGATGGAGGCGGGCGGGCACACACCGGGACCACGCTGCCGGGAGGCACAGGGACAACGGGGGACACAGGCACACGGCGGCGGGGACAGACCTGAGGAAGGAGGGGGCGCGTGCGTGCACACGCGCTTGCGCCCTGGCCGCGGGGATGGCGCGGCTCCTACACAAGCCAAGGCATGGGGACAAACTGACAGACGGACAACAGGCGCAGCACCGGGACGCACGGACCTGGGCAGCGCTGCCCCCGGGGTGGCAAAGCCACGCATGCACACAGGACGCCCACCGACACGGCAAGCACACGCAGGCACGCGCCAATGGAGACGCCGGAGACCTGGGAGCAGTGGGGATGGAGGCGGCgctggggggtggagggggaggctgtgggcagccccctcACACGGGTGTGACGGCGCACGGGGAGGATGAAGaaactgagagagctggagagaGGCAAAGTCAGGTTAAAAACAGAGTGAAGGCGGAGGAGAGacagcggcggcggggccgggcgggtgTGGTGTCGCTGGAGCTGCCTGGTGTGCGCCAGCGGCGGTCGTGGGCCAGcaagagaaagggaggaagagcaagagagaggaggaggagcagcgtCTTCCACCACGGGATGGCCGGcctggagggagggaaggggagagagaggagcagGGTGGACAGAGAGCTTGGCCAAAGGCACAGGAGACGAACCGAGGCGCTTGGCTGGAGCCGCTGGGGATGGGCTAGAAGGAAGAAGCCAAGAGATGGGGACGGAGGAAACGTTTCGAGGCGGAGGAGTGCTGGTGGAGAGCTGTCCCCTCCGCCGGCCGAGCCCCGGGGGGCCgagggggcaggggaaggagatggaggCATGAGGGCCATGCTCGCACTGTGATGGCGGGGACGGGGCTGCGAGCGGCTGCGCGGCGCTgggtaaaggggggggggaagtgctAAAACATGGAGCGAAACCGAGCCGAGCAGGGTAAAAATAGCCGGTGGGCGAGAACGGTGCCGGTTCATTAACACGCTGCTCACGCGGGGAGGCAGCACCCGCCTGCTTCGCGCCTCCCCAAAGACGGCACCGACACCGCCCGGggctcctctgctccctgtgccaccggcgccagctgcaggagctttgGGTGGACCCCGGCGAGGAGCCCGGTGGGGCCGCACGTCCCGGCGAGTGCTGCCCGCCCCTGGGCACGGGTGGCGGATGAGAAGCGCGTTGGGATGCGATGCGCCTCAGCTGCCAAGGCGCTGTGGGGTCCCCGCAAGCCTGG
This region includes:
- the SYT7 gene encoding synaptotagmin-7 isoform X4 produces the protein MYLDPEAASAGAPSRDVILVSAIITVSLSVTIVLCGICQWCQRRLGKRYKTSLETVGTPDSSRGRSEKKTINFEDSTLSTATTLEYIPTSAGDPKCQRPRTLMRQQSLQQPLSQHQRGNHSQPTTSQSLGHLQAHSGSSAAGNPRGSRGGQGRQGIAAGSKHRTAGGRSRSNPGSWDHVVGQIRNRGLDMKSFLEGRMVVLSLVLGLSEQDDFANIPDLQPAGTQPNQPNAQGDKRLPAGGKAVNTAPVAGQTQNDESDRKTEPRSSVSDLVNSLTSEMLMLSPGSEDDEGHDGSSRENLGRIQFSVGYNFQESTLTVKIMKAQELPAKDFSGTSDPFVKIYLLPDKKHKLETKVKRKNLNPHWNETFLFEGFPYEKVVQRVLYLQVLDYDRFSRNDPIGEVSIPLNKVDLTQMQTFWKDLKPCSDGSGSRGELLLSLCYNPSANSIVVNIIKARNLKAMDIGGTSDPYVKVWLMYKDKRVEKKKTVVMKRCLNPVFNESFSFDIPTERLRETTIVITVMDKDRLSRNDVIGKIYLSWKSGPGEVKHWKDMIARPRQAVAQWHQLKA
- the SYT7 gene encoding synaptotagmin-7 isoform X5, encoding MYLDPEAASAGAPSRDVILVSAIITVSLSVTIVLCGICQWCQRRLGKRYKTSLETVGTPDSSRGRSEKKTINDLDRDFWNNNDNTVQQKWSSYPPKEFILNISPYAPYGDPRLSLNGSLLSGAKLTASATAGLAGERDGRPGEKQRGGEDGLRSSISAHSEPSMGKAARGRWHTVQSHLAAGKLSLSKLPAGGKAVNTAPVAGQTQNDESDRKTEPRSSVSDLVNSLTSEMLMLSPGSEDDEGHDGSSRENLGRIQFSVGYNFQESTLTVKIMKAQELPAKDFSGTSDPFVKIYLLPDKKHKLETKVKRKNLNPHWNETFLFEGFPYEKVVQRVLYLQVLDYDRFSRNDPIGEVSIPLNKVDLTQMQTFWKDLKPCSDGSGSRGELLLSLCYNPSANSIVVNIIKARNLKAMDIGGTSDPYVKVWLMYKDKRVEKKKTVVMKRCLNPVFNESFSFDIPTERLRETTIVITVMDKDRLSRNDVIGKIYLSWKSGPGEVKHWKDMIARPRQAVAQWHQLKA
- the SYT7 gene encoding synaptotagmin-7 isoform X8 yields the protein MYLDPEAASAGAPSRDVILVSAIITVSLSVTIVLCGICQWCQRRLGKRYKTSLETVGTPDSSRGRSEKKTIKLPAGGKAVNTAPVAGQTQNDESDRKTEPRSSVSDLVNSLTSEMLMLSPGSEDDEGHDGSSRENLGRIQFSVGYNFQESTLTVKIMKAQELPAKDFSGTSDPFVKIYLLPDKKHKLETKVKRKNLNPHWNETFLFEGFPYEKVVQRVLYLQVLDYDRFSRNDPIGEVSIPLNKVDLTQMQTFWKDLKPCSDGSGSRGELLLSLCYNPSANSIVVNIIKARNLKAMDIGGTSDPYVKVWLMYKDKRVEKKKTVVMKRCLNPVFNESFSFDIPTERLRETTIVITVMDKDRLSRNDVIGKIYLSWKSGPGEVKHWKDMIARPRQAVAQWHQLKA
- the SYT7 gene encoding synaptotagmin-7 isoform X6, producing MYLDPEAASAGAPSRDVILVSAIITVSLSVTIVLCGICQWCQRRLGKRYKTSLETVGTPDSSRGRSEKKTINDLDRDFWNNNDNTVQQKWSSYPPKEFILNISPYAPYGDPRLSLKLPAGGKAVNTAPVAGQTQNDESDRKTEPRSSVSDLVNSLTSEMLMLSPGSEDDEGHDGSSRENLGRIQFSVGYNFQESTLTVKIMKAQELPAKDFSGTSDPFVKIYLLPDKKHKLETKVKRKNLNPHWNETFLFEGFPYEKVVQRVLYLQVLDYDRFSRNDPIGEVSIPLNKVDLTQMQTFWKDLKPCSDGSGSRGELLLSLCYNPSANSIVVNIIKARNLKAMDIGGTSDPYVKVWLMYKDKRVEKKKTVVMKRCLNPVFNESFSFDIPTERLRETTIVITVMDKDRLSRNDVIGKIYLSWKSGPGEVKHWKDMIARPRQAVAQWHQLKA
- the SYT7 gene encoding synaptotagmin-7 isoform X7, with amino-acid sequence MAAAREPGAAGEAVPRPGGRGTARCSCWPLPERSLRWGIFSLTLFFSFLQFCPFTFFSFLSSPLPFLSLSFEDSTLSTATTLEYIPTSAGDPKCQRPRTLMRQQSLQQPLSQHQRGNHSQPTTSQSLGHLQAHSGSSAAGNPRGSRGGQGRQGIAAGSKHRTAGGRSRSNPGSWDHVVGQIRNRGLDMKSFLLPAGGKAVNTAPVAGQTQNDESDRKTEPRSSVSDLVNSLTSEMLMLSPGSEDDEGHDGSSRENLGRIQFSVGYNFQESTLTVKIMKAQELPAKDFSGTSDPFVKIYLLPDKKHKLETKVKRKNLNPHWNETFLFEGFPYEKVVQRVLYLQVLDYDRFSRNDPIGEVSIPLNKVDLTQMQTFWKDLKPCSDGSGSRGELLLSLCYNPSANSIVVNIIKARNLKAMDIGGTSDPYVKVWLMYKDKRVEKKKTVVMKRCLNPVFNESFSFDIPTERLRETTIVITVMDKDRLSRNDVIGKIYLSWKSGPGEVKHWKDMIARPRQAVAQWHQLKA
- the SYT7 gene encoding synaptotagmin-7 isoform X3 yields the protein MYLDPEAASAGAPSRDVILVSAIITVSLSVTIVLCGICQWCQRRLGKRYKTSLETVGTPDSSRGRSEKKTINDLDRDFWNNNDNTVQQKWSSYPPKEFILNISPYAPYGDPRLSLNFEDSTLSTATTLEYIPTSAGDPKCQRPRTLMRQQSLQQPLSQHQRGNHSQPTTSQSLGHLQAHSGSSAAGNPRGSRGGQGRQGIAAGSKHRTAGGRSRSNPGSWDHVVGQIRNRGLDMKSFLEGRMVVLSLVLGLSEQDDFANIPDLQPAGTQPNQPNAQGDKRLPAGGKAVNTAPVAGQTQNDESDRKTEPRSSVSDLVNSLTSEMLMLSPGSEDDEGHDGSSRENLGRIQFSVGYNFQESTLTVKIMKAQELPAKDFSGTSDPFVKIYLLPDKKHKLETKVKRKNLNPHWNETFLFEGFPYEKVVQRVLYLQVLDYDRFSRNDPIGEVSIPLNKVDLTQMQTFWKDLKPCSDGSGSRGELLLSLCYNPSANSIVVNIIKARNLKAMDIGGTSDPYVKVWLMYKDKRVEKKKTVVMKRCLNPVFNESFSFDIPTERLRETTIVITVMDKDRLSRNDVIGKIYLSWKSGPGEVKHWKDMIARPRQAVAQWHQLKA
- the SYT7 gene encoding synaptotagmin-7 isoform X1 produces the protein MSRGPAAPRRRPPPCTSTRRLPAQGPPPAMSSSSQPSSPSALASPSSCVASASGASADWESVTRRPWRPWGPQTPAEAAARRKPSTGDPKCQRPRTLMRQQSLQQPLSQHQRGNHSQPTTSQSLGHLQAHSGSSAAGNPRGSRGGQGRQGIAAGSKHRTAGGRSRSNPGSWDHVVGQIRNRGLDMKSFLEGRMVVLSLVLGLSEQDDFANIPDLQPAGTQPNQPNAQGDKRLPAGGKAVNTAPVAGQTQNDESDRKTEPRSSVSDLVNSLTSEMLMLSPGSEDDEGHDGSSRENLGRIQFSVGYNFQESTLTVKIMKAQELPAKDFSGTSDPFVKIYLLPDKKHKLETKVKRKNLNPHWNETFLFEGFPYEKVVQRVLYLQVLDYDRFSRNDPIGEVSIPLNKVDLTQMQTFWKDLKPCSDGSGSRGELLLSLCYNPSANSIVVNIIKARNLKAMDIGGTSDPYVKVWLMYKDKRVEKKKTVVMKRCLNPVFNESFSFDIPTERLRETTIVITVMDKDRLSRNDVIGKIYLSWKSGPGEVKHWKDMIARPRQAVAQWHQLKA